A window of the Pungitius pungitius chromosome 3, fPunPun2.1, whole genome shotgun sequence genome harbors these coding sequences:
- the LOC119220059 gene encoding collagen alpha-1(VIII) chain, translated as MAAAPLPLLCLPLVVVQLWSVHLAHGGAYYGHKLPPQQHQPLPQYSDGYPQQPFLGNEMPHLPYGKEAPLMPQYGKELPPLPLQKGKGRPLIEGKGQTFNRGAKGPPHPIPGGGGLREGPQGVQGPPGTTGPPGPQGPPGLPGQGIPGIPGKPGPPGPQGYPGIGKPGMPGLPGKPGGPGLPGPKGELGPYGGEGQTGLPGPPGLPGPPGLPGISKPGGQGLPGQLGPLGEPGTKGPPGFPGPPGPKGEKGHDQPGLPGLKGLSGPPGPPGNVGIHGIGKPGFNGQPGQPGIPGRPGAPGVSGNAGPPGDRGHPGPPGVPGIGKPGKDGLPGQSGLPGGKGESGPPGLPGGPGMPGHGKPGYPGPKGHKGHDGLHGPPGQKGDKGHAGLPGGIGSTGPSGMPGPPGPIGTPGSLGFPGQKGEDGVGGQKGYPGMKGELGPPGLPGQPGMSAVGGQPGPRGLQGPNGPKGEPGNRGSPGVPGGAGLTGSKGEGGKPGERGYQGPQGIPGLTGPGGPLGPPGRPGPKGETGLPGKPGYPGEGKPGSPGFIGPQGNPGPSGPSGLPGHPGPPGPPGPAGLPAASPDLGQILPVTGQKQGYKKPKNGGDIGANGAEMPAFTAKLTNPFPLVGSPVVFDKLLYNGNQDYNPQNGVFTCSVPGVYYFAYHVHCKGSNVWVALMRNNEPVMYTYDEYKKGLLDQASGSAVLPLRQGDTVHVELPSDQAAGLYAGQYVHSTFSGHLLYPM; from the exons ATGGCAGCTgcgcccctcccccttctctgcctccccctcGTAGTGGTCCAGCTGTGGTCAGTACACCTGGCCCACGGCGGGGCGTACTATGGACATAAACTGCCTCCTCAACAGCACCAGCCCTTACCACAGTACAGCGATGGGTATCCTCAGCAGCCGTTTTTGGGGAACGAAATGCCACACCTTCCTTACGGCAAAGAGGCGCCCTTAATGCCTCAGTACGGAAAAGAGCTCCCGCCACTGCCTTTGCAAAAGGGCAAAGGGAGGCCACTGATCGAAGGCAAAG GACAAACATTCAACAGGGGGGCAAAGGGTCCACCTCATCCTATTCCAGGTGGAGGCGGCCTCAGAGAGGGACCACAAGGAGTGCAGGGCCCGCCCGGAACAACAGGACCGCCAGGACCACAAGGCCCTCCAGGGCTACCTGGCCAGGGAATACCAGGGATACCAGGAAAACCAGGGCCTCCAGGTCCTCAAGGCTACCCAGGGATTGGAAAACCTGGCATGCCAGGACTTCCAGGCAAACCCGGTGGCCCCGGATTACCTGGACCAAAAGGAGAACTTGGTCCTTATGGTGGCGAAGGACAAACTGGACTTCCTGGGCCTCCAGGTCTCCCAGGTCCACCTGGACTTCCAGGGATTTCAAAACCAGGAGGTCAAGGGCTTCCCGGCCAGCTGGGTCCTCTAGGGGAGCCTGGCACAAAAGGTCCACCTGGGTTTCCTGGTCCTCCAGGCCCCAAGGGAGAAAAAGGACATGATCAACCTGGTTTGCCAGGTTTGAAAGGACTTTCCGGACCACCAGGTCCACCTGGAAATGTAGGCATCCATGGGATTGGCAAACCTGGCTTTAATGGTCAACCTGGACAACCAGGGATACCAGGTCGACCTGGTGCTCCTGGGGTGTCAGGGAATGCAGGGCCTCCTGGTGACAGGGGTCACCCGGGACCACCAGGCGTGCCAGGGATTGGAAAACCAGGAAAAGATGGTTTACCTGGACAATCAGGGCTCCCTGGAGGGAAAGGAGAGTCGGGCCCTCCTGGTTTACCAGGTGGTCCAGGCATGCCAGGTCATGGTAAACCGGGGTATCCAGGACCTAAGGGCCACAAGGGACATGATGGTCTTCATGGCCCTCCAGGGCAAAAAGGTGATAAAGGCCACGCAGGTCTTCCAGGGGGCATTGGCTCCACTGGTCCAAGTGGTATGCCTGGCCCACCAGGACCAATAGGGACTCCCGGTAGTCTCGGATTCCCAGGGCAAAAGGGAGAAGATGGTGTTGGGGGACAAAAAGGATATCCAGGAATGAAGGGTGAATTAGGGCCCCCCGGTCTTCCAGGACAGCCTGGTATGTCCGCGGTGGGTGGACAACCAGGACCACGGGGTTTACAGGGGCCTAATGGCCCAAAAGGAGAACCCGGTAATAGGGGTTCACCTGGTGTCCCTGGGGGCGCGGGATTAACAGGATCAAAAGGAGAAGGGGGGAAACCAGGAGAGAGAGGCTACCAGGGACCACAAGGTATCCCTGGGCTTACAGGACCAGGGGGACCACTTGGACCTCCTGGGCGGCCAGGACCGAAAGGTGAAACAGGCCTACCTGGGAAGCCTGGCTATCCTGGTGAGGGAAAGCCAGGATCCCCTGGTTTTATTGGTCCTCAAGGTAACCCTGGGCCAAGTGGCCCTAGTGGACTTCCAGGACACCCTGGGCCCCCCGGACCTCCTGGTCCTGCAGGACTACCCGCTGCATCTCCCGACCTCGGACAGATCCTACCAGTGACCGGGCAAAAACAAGGTTACAAGAAGCCAAAGAATGGAGGTGACATTGGTGCCAACGGCGCTGAGATGCCTGCGTTCACAGCTAAGCTCACGAATCCCTTCCCTCTGGTTGGCTCTCCTGTCGTCTTTGACAAACTTCTGTACAATGGCAACCAGGACTACAATCCCCAAAATGGTGTCTTCACCTGCAGTGTACCAGGGGTCTACTACTTTGCTTACCACGTCCACTGCAAAGGGAGTAATGTGTGGGTGGCCCTGATGAGGAATAATGAGCCAGTTATGTACACGTATGACGAGTACAAAAAGGGGTTGCTGGATCAGGCATCGGGCAGCGCCGTACTCCCATTACGACAGGGAGACACTGTGCATGTAGAGCTGCCATCTGACCAGGCTGCAGGACTTTATGCTGGACAATATGTCCACTCCACATTTTCTGGACACTTACTGTACCCAATGTAA
- the si:dkeyp-34c12.1 gene encoding uncharacterized protein si:dkeyp-34c12.1 isoform X1 has product MWEGEAPREARLSFYCIPSGRQLPRTPPLRSVKKQLDFCNQEENEPLQQSAQPPGAREQDDADPNATFEFNASGTKSEPEELDSMLTGMKGYQLTQTDLDFMERIRGEKLIKKLQGDLQEVQRSLQKEMMPLELASASMKKAEAELQKFPSCEDIAEWLKLVLNMTSPSVDSTDLDAKSLLAMVTVRNVQRAEEEKRKELARMEKMAANKRKKEAQAKGKLEKRVACEQLKIQGLMSLLSDLKAELAQQEEVSRALQIQIDAQEAAEVDVGASEEPQAAKKPARGRGKGRAKAPKPTKKSKGPTDQSNPTGRKLGDGQRSGKDEQEGDGARGPAQKAQEPESSPRGAAPRRRRRPPSQAESGEETQPPPLRRSKRIASRT; this is encoded by the exons atgtgGGAGGGAGAGGCTCCGAGGGAAGCCCGTCTTTCGTTCTACTGCATCCCGTCGGGGAGGCAGCTCCCCAGGACGCCTCCCTTGAGGAGTGTGAAGAAACAGCTGGATTTCTGTAACCAAGAGGAGAACGAGCCTCTGCAGCAGAGTGCGCAG CCGCCCGGCGCTCGGGAGCAAGATGACGCCGACCCAAACGCGACCTTTGAGTTCAACGCCTCTGGGACAAAATCAG AACCAGAAGAGCTGGACTCCATGCTGACGGGGATGAAGGGCTATCAGCTGACCCAGACGGACCTGGACTTCATGGAGAGGATCAGAGGAGAGAAACTTATCAAAAAACTGCAG GGAGACCTGCAGGAGGTGCAGAGGTCTCTGCAGAAGGAAATGATGCCGCTGGAGCTGGCGTCGGCCTCCATGAAAAAAGCAGAGGCCGAACTCCAAAAG TTCCCATCCTGTGAGGACATCGCTGAGTGGCTGAAGCTGGTCCTCAACATGACGTCGCCCTCCGTGGATTCAACGGACCTCGACGCCAAGTCGCTCCTGGCCATGGTGACAGTGAGGAACGTTCAGCGggccgaggaggagaagaggaaggagctCGCTCGGATGGAGAAGATGGCGGCAAACAA gaggaagaaggaggctCAGGCCAAAGGGAAGCTGGAGAAACGAGTGGCCTGTGAGCAG CTGAAGATACAGGGGCTTATGAGCCTGCTGTCGGACCTGAAGGCCGAACTCGCACAGCAGGAG GAAGTTTCCAGAGCTCTTCAAATACAGATCGACGCCCAGGAGGCAGCGGAGGTCGACGTCGGCGCGTCTGAGGAACCGCAAGCCGCTAAAAAACCAGCGAGGGGCCGAGGGAAAGGAAGAGCTAAAGCTCCTAAACCCACGAAGAAGTCGAAAGGCCCAACGGACCAAAGTAACCCGACGGGGAGGAAGCTCGGGGACGGTCAGCGGAGCGGGAAAGACGAGCAGGAGGGTGACGGCGCCAGAGGGCCAGCGCAGAAGGCCCAGGAGCCAGAGTCCAGCCCCCGAGGGGCCGCGCCgcgccggaggaggaggccccCGAGTCAAGCGGAATCCGGGGAGGAGACGCAGCCCCCCCCTCTGAGGAGGTCCAAGAGGATCGCCAGCAGGACGTAG
- the si:dkeyp-34c12.1 gene encoding uncharacterized protein si:dkeyp-34c12.1 isoform X2 produces MWEGEAPREARLSFYCIPSGRQLPRTPPLRSVKKQLDFCNQEENEPLQQSAQPPGAREQDDADPNATFEFNASGTKSEPEELDSMLTGMKGYQLTQTDLDFMERIRGEKLIKKLQGDLQEVQRSLQKEMMPLELASASMKKAEAELQKFPSCEDIAEWLKLVLNMTSPSVDSTDLDAKSLLAMVTVRNVQRAEEEKRKELARMEKMAANKRKKEAQAKGKLEKRVACEQLKIQGLMSLLSDLKAELAQQEVTI; encoded by the exons atgtgGGAGGGAGAGGCTCCGAGGGAAGCCCGTCTTTCGTTCTACTGCATCCCGTCGGGGAGGCAGCTCCCCAGGACGCCTCCCTTGAGGAGTGTGAAGAAACAGCTGGATTTCTGTAACCAAGAGGAGAACGAGCCTCTGCAGCAGAGTGCGCAG CCGCCCGGCGCTCGGGAGCAAGATGACGCCGACCCAAACGCGACCTTTGAGTTCAACGCCTCTGGGACAAAATCAG AACCAGAAGAGCTGGACTCCATGCTGACGGGGATGAAGGGCTATCAGCTGACCCAGACGGACCTGGACTTCATGGAGAGGATCAGAGGAGAGAAACTTATCAAAAAACTGCAG GGAGACCTGCAGGAGGTGCAGAGGTCTCTGCAGAAGGAAATGATGCCGCTGGAGCTGGCGTCGGCCTCCATGAAAAAAGCAGAGGCCGAACTCCAAAAG TTCCCATCCTGTGAGGACATCGCTGAGTGGCTGAAGCTGGTCCTCAACATGACGTCGCCCTCCGTGGATTCAACGGACCTCGACGCCAAGTCGCTCCTGGCCATGGTGACAGTGAGGAACGTTCAGCGggccgaggaggagaagaggaaggagctCGCTCGGATGGAGAAGATGGCGGCAAACAA gaggaagaaggaggctCAGGCCAAAGGGAAGCTGGAGAAACGAGTGGCCTGTGAGCAG CTGAAGATACAGGGGCTTATGAGCCTGCTGTCGGACCTGAAGGCCGAACTCGCACAGCAGGAGGTGACAATCTga
- the jagn1b gene encoding protein jagunal homolog 1-B isoform X1, translating to MASRAGPRAAGTDGSDFQHRERVASHYQMSVALKSEIRKLNIAHALIWLLMATQVMVSQLSLVSHKVVASPYQWEYPYLLSIVPLVFSFLALPRNNISYLVISMISAGLFCVAPLIYGSMEMFPVAHQLYRHGKAYRFIFGFPAVTVMYLVIVIAVQVHAWQIYYSKKLLDQWFTGTQEKKKK from the exons ATGGCTTCTCGAGCAGGCCCCAGAGCAGCCGGTACGGACGGCAGTGACTTTCAGCACCGGGAGAGGGTTGCATCTCATTACCAGATGAG CGTTGCGCTGAAATCTGAAATTCGTAAACTCAACATTGCCCACGCGCTGATCTGGTTGCTGATGGCCACTCAG GTGATGGTGAGCCAGTTGAGCCTCGTGTCGCACAAGGTCGTAGCTTCTCCGTACCAGTGGGAGTACCCTTACCTCCTGAGCATAGTTCCCTTGGTCTTCAGCTTCCTGGCGTTGCCCCGCAACAACATCAGCTACTTGGTCATCTCCATGATCAGCGCCGGGCTCTTCTGCGTGGCCCCGCTGATCTACGGCAGCATGGAGATGTTCCCCGTGGCCCATCAGCTGTATCGACACGGGAAAGCCTACCGCTTCATCTTTGGCTTCCCCGCCGTGACGGTCATGTACCTGGTCATCGTCATCGCTGTGCAAGTGCACGCCTGGCAGATCTACTACAGCAAGAAGCTGCTGGACCAGTGGTTCACCGGCacgcaggagaagaagaagaaatga
- the jagn1b gene encoding protein jagunal homolog 1-B isoform X2: MVSQLSLVSHKVVASPYQWEYPYLLSIVPLVFSFLALPRNNISYLVISMISAGLFCVAPLIYGSMEMFPVAHQLYRHGKAYRFIFGFPAVTVMYLVIVIAVQVHAWQIYYSKKLLDQWFTGTQEKKKK, from the coding sequence ATGGTGAGCCAGTTGAGCCTCGTGTCGCACAAGGTCGTAGCTTCTCCGTACCAGTGGGAGTACCCTTACCTCCTGAGCATAGTTCCCTTGGTCTTCAGCTTCCTGGCGTTGCCCCGCAACAACATCAGCTACTTGGTCATCTCCATGATCAGCGCCGGGCTCTTCTGCGTGGCCCCGCTGATCTACGGCAGCATGGAGATGTTCCCCGTGGCCCATCAGCTGTATCGACACGGGAAAGCCTACCGCTTCATCTTTGGCTTCCCCGCCGTGACGGTCATGTACCTGGTCATCGTCATCGCTGTGCAAGTGCACGCCTGGCAGATCTACTACAGCAAGAAGCTGCTGGACCAGTGGTTCACCGGCacgcaggagaagaagaagaaatga